In Pedobacter sp. WC2423, the following are encoded in one genomic region:
- a CDS encoding sensor histidine kinase: protein MFKFPVLLFILSISLVNYNSVFSQTHEIDRLESSIPLIKDSIKYVDVLNRIAILSHMNYRDSCKFYAQKAKAIAIRLNYNKGIADALNCEAISNVSVNNYLSAKYFNDALRIYKSINDQGNVCHVLMNIGVLMSVDKDDKAALRYIYLAYEKSKSLKNDSIRALIISNVISIDQNLSQKKSIKLFKEGLAIAQKYKDERLLLFYEQVRALQIYNAGEKQKGIAIQTRILHKADSLGLQYTKVESYIGLGDTFLDSENTQAGLDYYKKGLDTSRKYGYPEFYLLLSERLYNFYKSHNQMDSAYFYMSLLLAKRDMINKATNKSGYNYMNFALNENENKELRLKENSNLKVIALLGCLFAVSMAMLFVIYRSLRIKRQYGDVQRELHEVAIKQNKELQQTNHFNTMLISVIAHDIRQPFSTIVMLSSVFNMDVDLLTEEEKLEIMAELSETSQKSLSFMDGLLEWIKSQKSGFKYQPSKLILNELIPEANSFFKIAQAKKNIKLVLDIPAQTEFHAHRHMLLFIIRNMLNNATKYSPADGIIHISSYLKDQHTVIAIKDQGAGMNQDKVDQLFKSNASDWENTDDQGAGLALSISYEMALMMGVKIWATSKIGTGTTFYLSRSLKD from the coding sequence ATGTTTAAATTTCCTGTTCTCTTATTTATCCTCAGTATTTCTTTAGTTAATTATAATAGTGTATTTTCCCAGACTCACGAAATTGACAGGCTAGAATCAAGCATCCCGTTAATTAAAGACAGTATAAAATATGTAGATGTGCTGAACCGGATCGCGATTTTATCTCATATGAACTATCGTGATTCCTGTAAGTTTTACGCACAAAAAGCCAAAGCAATAGCTATAAGGCTCAATTACAATAAGGGAATTGCTGATGCTTTAAATTGCGAGGCTATCTCCAACGTTTCGGTGAATAATTATCTCTCTGCAAAATATTTTAATGATGCACTCCGGATTTACAAATCAATCAATGATCAGGGAAATGTCTGCCATGTACTCATGAATATTGGTGTGCTGATGTCTGTAGACAAGGATGACAAGGCAGCTTTACGCTATATTTACCTGGCTTATGAAAAGAGTAAATCCCTGAAGAATGATTCTATCCGCGCGCTGATTATCAGCAATGTCATATCTATAGATCAGAATCTGAGTCAGAAAAAATCAATAAAGTTATTTAAAGAGGGGCTGGCTATTGCCCAAAAATATAAGGATGAAAGATTACTTTTATTTTACGAACAGGTACGCGCATTACAAATTTACAATGCTGGAGAAAAACAAAAAGGAATTGCAATACAAACCAGAATACTGCATAAAGCAGATAGTTTAGGTCTTCAATATACAAAAGTAGAGTCTTATATTGGCTTAGGTGATACTTTTCTTGACTCTGAAAATACACAAGCAGGTCTTGATTATTACAAAAAGGGATTAGATACTTCCAGAAAGTACGGCTACCCTGAATTTTATTTACTACTATCAGAGCGGTTGTATAATTTTTACAAATCACATAACCAGATGGATAGCGCTTACTTTTATATGTCGCTATTACTTGCTAAACGCGATATGATCAACAAAGCGACCAATAAGTCTGGCTATAATTATATGAATTTTGCCTTGAATGAGAATGAAAATAAAGAACTCAGACTGAAGGAGAATTCAAATCTTAAAGTAATAGCTTTGCTTGGTTGTTTGTTTGCTGTAAGTATGGCTATGTTATTTGTTATTTATCGCTCCTTAAGAATCAAAAGGCAATATGGAGATGTTCAGCGCGAATTACATGAAGTCGCAATAAAACAAAATAAGGAACTACAGCAAACGAATCATTTTAACACGATGCTGATCTCTGTGATTGCGCACGATATCAGACAACCTTTCAGTACCATTGTAATGCTTTCCAGCGTGTTTAATATGGATGTAGATTTGTTAACTGAAGAGGAAAAATTGGAGATCATGGCAGAACTGAGTGAAACTTCACAAAAAAGCCTCTCTTTCATGGACGGATTACTGGAATGGATTAAATCTCAGAAAAGCGGCTTTAAATACCAGCCTTCAAAACTTATCCTTAACGAACTGATTCCCGAAGCAAATTCCTTCTTTAAAATAGCTCAGGCCAAAAAGAACATTAAACTGGTTCTGGATATCCCTGCACAAACTGAATTCCATGCGCATCGGCATATGCTGCTTTTTATTATCCGGAATATGCTGAACAATGCAACTAAATATTCACCAGCAGACGGAATTATTCATATTTCTTCTTATTTAAAAGACCAGCATACTGTAATTGCGATCAAGGATCAGGGAGCGGGAATGAATCAGGATAAAGTAGACCAGCTTTTTAAGTCAAATGCAAGTGACTGGGAAAACACAGACGATCAGGGGGCTGGCCTTGCTCTAAGTATCTCTTATGAAATGGCACTGATGATGGGTGTAAAAATATGGGCCACTAGTAAAATAGGGACTGGCACTACATTTTATCTGTCCAGGAGCTTAAAAGATTGA
- a CDS encoding LURP-one-related/scramblase family protein: protein MSKTDFFNGHDYFIDEEIHFFKFGNVYNIFNETGENIGAVKQTVSFGQKLLILLIGKPVLPFKLEIVNNDDELQATISRGWTFLMSKISVSDPDGNELASIQQKYKLFKPTFRILDTSGQLIAEIKGDWKAWAFQIKDTNDTEIGTISKKWAGAMREIFTHADKYNVHINPDYTQSKHKVAILSAAITIDMVLKNQK from the coding sequence ATGAGTAAGACAGATTTCTTTAACGGTCATGATTATTTTATTGATGAAGAGATACATTTTTTTAAGTTCGGGAATGTTTATAATATATTCAATGAAACTGGCGAAAATATTGGTGCAGTCAAACAAACCGTTTCATTTGGGCAAAAATTGCTGATACTTTTAATCGGTAAACCTGTTTTACCATTTAAACTGGAAATTGTAAACAATGATGATGAATTGCAGGCTACTATTTCCAGAGGCTGGACATTTTTGATGTCAAAAATTAGCGTTAGTGATCCTGATGGAAATGAACTGGCGTCTATTCAGCAGAAATATAAATTATTTAAGCCAACATTCAGGATTTTAGATACTTCAGGTCAGTTAATCGCTGAGATTAAAGGGGATTGGAAAGCATGGGCATTTCAGATCAAGGACACCAACGATACTGAAATCGGTACAATCAGTAAAAAATGGGCTGGCGCAATGCGGGAGATTTTCACACATGCCGATAAATACAACGTGCATATCAATCCTGATTATACGCAAAGCAAACATAAAGTAGCTATTTTGTCAGCAGCGATTACTATTGATATGGTATTAAAAAATCAAAAATAA
- a CDS encoding YccF domain-containing protein, producing MNFLGNILWIIFGGIFIFFEYIIGGLLLCLTVIGIPFGLQCFKFAIVGLAPFGVKITDTSSNTGCLSTVMNIIWFFCGGVWIALTHLFFGILLCITIVGIPFGRQHFKLMNLAFSPFGKSIS from the coding sequence ATGAACTTTTTAGGCAATATATTATGGATTATTTTTGGTGGAATATTTATTTTCTTTGAATATATAATAGGAGGGTTGCTTCTTTGTCTTACCGTCATAGGAATCCCGTTCGGACTTCAATGTTTTAAATTTGCCATAGTCGGACTGGCACCGTTTGGAGTTAAGATTACGGACACTTCATCAAATACAGGCTGCCTGTCAACGGTGATGAATATTATCTGGTTTTTTTGCGGTGGTGTGTGGATTGCACTTACACACTTATTTTTTGGCATACTCTTATGTATCACTATTGTAGGTATCCCATTCGGAAGACAACATTTCAAGTTGATGAACCTGGCATTTTCACCATTCGGAAAATCTATCAGTTAG